The following is a genomic window from Malus sylvestris chromosome 7, drMalSylv7.2, whole genome shotgun sequence.
AGGTAAGAGAAATAAGTAAACTTCCAACTGAAAATAAAAAGCATTGCCACTGAATTCACATTATTGTCTAAAGAGAAACcacaaattaacaaaatatgAAGGAAGAGAAAAACAGTTAGATTTCTGCAACTGAAGCACAAGAATTGATACACtaatagaaagaagaaaagcatgTAGTCCAACTAAATGGGAACTTTCAGAGAGTGGGTCGTACACCAGCCCGTCACACACAAGATGGCATTTATTTCTTCGATTGTTTGATAAAACCAAAATTTATGAGGACTCTGCCATAAACATTTCATAAGCTTTCTTGAAGCTTGCATATCTTGTGCAATACAATAATATGAAGAAGGGTGTTGAAAATGAGACTATCtgtgtgtttgttttgttttggcaGATGACAGGGGTTCTGTTTAGAAGCATGCATAAAAGCGATCCAAACCGACGAACAATGGAAAAAGAACGAACAGCTATATCCAAATTCACATTTGCTCAAATGAATGAGAAGGCTAGTTTCTGCGTACGCCATCATATGCGCATGTCCATGTGTGTTTGTGAGTCATGCACGTCAGTAATTACTTAATCAGAATGTACTTGATGACTCTGTACTGAATAAATACTTTTTGATACGCAGATTATTATTAGCTGGGTTCAGTTGAAGTTCGGTTAAGGAAATTGGCCTTCTAAAGTTTTGTCTACAAGCGCCTATCTCTGGAGGACAAGCTATAACAAGGTGCATGTGAAACATAACAGGATTAAAATGCGATTTGAATTTACCTGGTACAGGTCGCACGGTTCGAAAGATGGATAGGCTGCACAACATCATAAAACCCATTAAGAGCCAGTTACTTGAGCCTCACAGTCACCAGACCACCATTCTAATGtcttaaaaaaactaaaacttgcatgcattcatACATGTTTGTAATGAAAGCTAGACAAAGACTTCAACCGAAAGAagcaaaaatatcaaaatcctaataacaacattaaacaaacaAAGTATTAATCTTTATCTTCCCTTGGTTTTAGGAATAATTAACAGGATGATTAAGTAAGtaaacatacacacacacacctatcAGTAGTGATTTGAGAGAACTTGTTGGGAGCCCAAGACATCAACATGTTTCCAACACACAGTAGGCTTCCTTCATAGTCCACCCCATTCACTGTGAACCCTGTGTCCGTGTAACTTTACAGACAGTGGCAAAATTGTAATTTCCTTGTGAAaaattcagagagagagagagagagagagagagagagagagagagagtggagagTGGAGAGATAATTGCAACAATACCGTTGAAACCGAAGCTGGTCGCTGGGGACGTTGTCGATGAGATTGATCTGATCGTAGAGAGAGAAGGCGCGTCTCAGCGACGGCAGCGATTGCGGGTTTGCGGGTTTCGGGTGGGCTTCCTTCTGGAGGCTCCGAATGAGGTCCGGCAGTGCCCCCATGGCTCTCACTCTCATCcccatctctccctctctgatATCTGAAATTCGTCGGAGAAATCTATGTTTAGCTGAAAATTTCAAGTGGGGATCGAAGAAAATGGAAAATCGAACGTGGGTTCGATTCCAAATCTGAAAAcgttgaagaaagttgagaatTGATGATTGGAATTGGTGGGGTGACAGGAAGCAAGGCATGGCAGAGGTTTTTCCTGCCATTGCCAAAGAGCGAAACGGTGGCATGTACAACAGCAGCGCGGGCTTGGCGCGGACTAGACAAGGGTTTGGGTCATGAGTCGGGTCATTTGGCCCAGGCCTATCAGGTTGGTTATTTGGCCCACTTGAACGGGCATGAGCCACTGGCGTTGGCTTTCTCGTTCTCTAGGGTGTTAGAATCATCTTCAACCGAATGAAATATATTTAATCCCGTTCATATTATAACTCtgcaagaattttttttttaatcaacagTGACTGGCCTTATTTATATACAATTTCCAACCGAATGGGCTAATTTTTAGCTcccttaataatttattattttaagttcgttctttaattttattggttgATTGAATTAAGCTactatattaaaataaagtttCCGAACATATTTTAAGTGCACTTGTCGCTAAATATTGTTTTAAGTTTgatattattaaatattttaattttacttgcatgttaacaacttaaatattaaaatgaggtaagataatatggaatggtgaaaatgaTGTAGAAATGGCTTAagaatttataggaaaaaaaattagaatttttttttttataatttcatcttaaaaaataaaaataaaaaaaactacatGACGTCAGCTAGCAGCACAGCTAGGCCTAATTGAACAGGCTAGCCATACTTGCCCAACCCACTGCCCATATGGCTGAATTTTGGCCCAGTGGGTCCCAAAGTTTTTTGGCTCAAACATTCTTTGGAGATGAGTTTTGTGTCAAAACAGACTATCCTTGGCCTATGACCCTTTAACCGCCCGGTTGGAAATAGCCTAAATGATGATTTTCTAATTATGGGGAGGTTGGTCAACTACCAAGCTTCAATTTGCCACATACTCTAAAGATtacttttgaaaaaacaaaagaaagataacTGCTAGAAGGGGCTTCGGGtttgtttggtattgttgtaccttttttttaaattgcttCTATTGTGCTATGAAAGTAAACAACTGTATAATAAAATTGTTAAGTGTTtgatacacttttttttttggtaaaagtgcttttagcaaaaaaaaacagtgtttgagtgtttagtgaacttttatataaattgttctGAATATGTCAAATGCCTAAAAAGGATATGAcatttaatgtgatataataagGTCTCGTCAGACAAATCGGACTGTATTGACAATTTCAGTTGAATAGAATAAATAGACGTCGGATAATACTAACTAAACTAGTCGAGCGTTTGGTGTTGTATCGAATTAATTTGTGGATCGGATAATATGTTGGactataataattaaaaaaaatcacaaaataattgttgtaaaaatgaaaaaaaaaggagaaaaaaaaaagaaaagcatcgagaaaaaaagaattaaacacCATTAcagacaaaattaaaaataaaattaaaaaattaaagaattaaaaaaagggaaaaaaacccaattttctTCCCAGTCGTGTCTTCCTTTCTTCACCATCTTCCCCATGCATCAAATCCCACCATCGGCGACCGATGGCAAAGGAGTGGCGGCCGGGGTCAAGAATTTGGAGCCTAGATCCAAATTCATGTCCCCCTCCTCGTCGGAGCTCGGATCCGAATTGCTATCCCCTTCCTCGTCGGAGGCTAGCTCATTTCCTCATCGTCCATCTCGTTGTCGGAGTCCAGATTGGAAGCATTTGAATCCTTGTCTTCCTCCTTCAACCCATGGAAGTTTTGTTGTCAGAGATCGAAAGAAAACGGAGGAGGTgggaggtgtgtgtgtgtgtgtgtgtgtgtgtgagtgtaaaGGAGGAGAGAGGaacagagagagaaaaataagaAGATGGCGAAGACGAACCTGGGATCCAGACAATATATAGCAGACAATGTGAGATAGTGGAAGAAGAGTGCTGCGAGAGAGGATGGAGTGAGCCGGTGTGAGCCTAGCTgccttttcttccttcttgggCTCCGCCGTCGCCGGAGCCTTTGCTAGTGGTTGGGAAGAAGGGAGAGATAGAGTAGCAATACCTTGGTGGAGTTCGCGTTGCGCAGGAGCAGAAAGGGTCGGAGAAGAGCCAACGAGAGCGTGAACCCGACTAATTATAACAACCTATTGGAGAGGATAACTAAGCGGGTGTGAAGTGTCTTAAAATGGTGGGACATGATTATTTtatgggatgtgatatccacacaccctttttacttctcccacacctttttggttttcggccgtcggatcggatgaattgaagaagatcaacagacagaaattaacaaggaatgtgtgagaagtaaaaaggagtatgtggatagcacaccctgTATTTTATCCGGTGGCTATTTCACACAAGCCAAACAACTGGGACAATACTATTAATACTATCTAATCCCTTATACGAGTTGTCAAACAAGGCCTAAGAAGCTCACCAAATACGTGTTCTGTATTATTAGTATTATCCAGTGGTCTTACATGACATGTCAAATGAGACCTTATTGTCAAAGAGAATAATGTAGGAGcaataattgaaattttttaaaatatgtgaGGTTATACTtgtgatttaaatttttttattaaatggcATCAGttgctatgctttgaaaaaaataaaaaaaaattcttttttaaGAAACATAGATCATGTTTTtgctttttatgtttttcaatcatcattgacaatagtttttttttaattttaccaaacatgtttgatatttcagatttttttttaaaagcaccaTAATCTCAAATCAACCCTTCATTTTGCAACCCATACATGTAATCTCTAAGTACTTTCTTAAAGTTAGAAGAAAGATTTTGCAGAAAGAGAAGTGCTTTACAAGAGTCGTATTTCATACACATACACTGAATCTAGTATGTCTTTGGATATGAATGTTGttaatttatgaaataattcttTGTTCTTATCATAATCTCACAAGGTTATTTTTCTACGATTGGGATTCTctcccttcttttttcttccccACTCCACCCTCccattcttttttgttttcttcttactTTTTCTTCTACTTCTGTAAGAGCAAGttcacccctaaggactttgtgccagcacccagcccatttatccacttcagtgaacagtaacagactccaatgaacaataataggccaatgcatctccacccctaaaaaaatgcgctggcacccagtgaaaaaagggaaattttatttggaacCAATAAACTTATTTCTACACCcattaaatttttgttaaattttatattCCAATTATGCCCTAAAGAAAATATGGGTGTAGAAAGATATTATCAACTGGCGAAAAATCCAACCACAATTGGCTACTGGAAATTGGAAAATGGATTGCCGGAGGATGGAGAAGAACATCAAAAATATAGTGGAGGGCGGTTATGGTCTTTGACGACATCAAGAGAATGTGTCGCCAGAGAAGCTAATAAAATCTcatcaaaccctaatttatctCGTTCATTAACTCCATGGCCAAGGTTGAAGGATCCAAGGATTGTGCGTGCGTCCCGAGCTTTTGGAGGAAAAGACAGGCATAGCAAGGTTTGCACCATAAGAGGGCTTCGAGATTGGCGGATGAGGTTATCGGTACCCACTGCAATCCAATTGTATGATCATCAAGAAAGACTTGGTCTTAACCAGCCTAGCAAGGTTGTCGATTGGTTACTTGATGACGACCATAATCAAGTCCGGTTGTTGCCAGGGTAGGTGGTTGGGTGGGTTTATATGTTTGTGTAATTTTTTcaagtttgtaaattttgtatttGAGGGTAAAATGGTAAGTTTGTGGGACAAAATTTCTAAGTTGGGTGTGGAAAGAGGAttaatgggtttaaataaaatttcccgtgaaaaaatgcgctggcatctccacccctacaaaatgcgctggcacccagcccatttaaatttttttaaatttttttctaaaagaataaaaaaaaatagttttaatttcagataggatttttaaccaatctcgtcacgccacgtgtcattatctgaacgtactatcttgctcatagtgtcacgatctgcttgagccatcatttcttctctaagcatttcattttctcgatgaagtgcttctctaaccagctcgttctctcgattaactacttctctttgtctctcagccGCCGCATCACAGGCCTTAGTAGCTACTATTATTGTTGCCATAACAAcaactttttcctcatctctagccttttccCGTGCCATGTTCAGTTCACCTTGGTGAGTaagttcctccatatatttagtgtagtcatttttggaagaactaccttttttctttgatgcctTTTTACCTTAAGGCCTGAGGGACTGACGAGTCGGTTGGGTCTCGGGCACTTGTTCAGGCGTCCCTTCCGTGTCTTCAAATGTGTCGGCTTCTTGTTCGGCCATGTATGGTTCTGGAGAACTATGTAGACCCATaccgtgcatgacaacttctggaccgattaccacaattttgtatttagggcaatctttgacaatttgtcAACATTCCCATctggtgaatgatttgttctgattctttgaattgtagaatgcttgagcttgtagtgtctataaaaatgtgggataagatagtgttaaaaaaatgcgggtgtaacacaaataaataaattcaaaatattgatacgggtggaatgcatataaattacataaaaatgacataagaaattaaataaaaattacataagaaattaaataaattaaaatattgatatgggtggaatgcatataaattacataaaaatgac
Proteins encoded in this region:
- the LOC126630486 gene encoding uncharacterized protein LOC126630486 gives rise to the protein MPPFRSLAMAGKTSAMPCFLSPHQFQSSILNFLQRFQIWNRTHVRFSIFFDPHLKFSAKHRFLRRISDIREGEMGMRVRAMGALPDLIRSLQKEAHPKPANPQSLPSLRRAFSLYDQINLIDNVPSDQLRFQRYTDTGFTVNGVDYEGSLLCVGNMLMSWAPNKFSQITTDSLSIFRTVRPVPEILIIGCGRYIEPVSPELQRFIRSTGMKLEAIDTKNAVSTYNILNEEGRIVAAALLPYGISS